One Helianthus annuus cultivar XRQ/B chromosome 7, HanXRQr2.0-SUNRISE, whole genome shotgun sequence genomic region harbors:
- the LOC110866188 gene encoding protein IQ-DOMAIN 32-like, producing the protein MGKTKRFFKAFFKSQTHHHLAHPLLNRSPDTPPRSSTTAVAHYDVSGQRAAVKIQSFYRGYLARKALRVIRSLVKLQAMVRGHIIRKQAADDLRRLQALARVQARAHARVQVTESRQLCTKLKKAENTSKANQLKGSVCISKLLGLL; encoded by the exons ATGGGCAAAACTAAAAGATTCTTCAAAGCATTCTTCAAATCCCAAACTCACCACCATCTCGCCCACCCGTTACTCAATCGATCACCTGACACGCCACCTCGTTCCTCCACCACCGCCGTCGCTCACTACGATGTTTCCGGCCAACGGGCGGCGGTTAAAATACAATCTTTCTACCGAGGTTATCTG GCGAGGAAAGCATTACGGGTGATAAGGTCACTGGTGAAGCTTCAGGCAATGGTGAGGGGTCACATTATAAGGAAACAAGCTGCTGATGATTTGAGAAGGTTGCAGGCTTTGGCTCGTGTCCAGGCTCGAGCCCATGCGCGAGTTCAGGTTACCGAGTCACGCCAATTGTGCACCAAG TTGAAGAAAGCGGAAAACACTTCAAAGGCAAATCAACTTAAAGGCTCAGTCTGCATATCAAAGCTTTTGGGGTTGCTATAA